A single Actinomadura algeriensis DNA region contains:
- the araB gene encoding ribulokinase, whose amino-acid sequence MVGVDFGTLSGRAVVVRVADGAELGSAVHEYAHGVIEERLPGGDRLPPGWALQSPEDWRDVLRHAVPAAVAAAGVAPADIIGIGTDFTACTVLPTAADGTPLAERHPDRPHAWPKLWKHHAAQPHADRINALAAERGEPWLARYGGKISSEWEWAKGLQLLEEDPETYAAADRWIEAADWIVWQLTGAESRNVCTAGYKGIHQDGAYPSEEFAAALDPGFAGFTAKLGHDLAPLGGRAGRLSAEAAGWTGLPEGVAVAVGNVDAHVTAAAADAVRPGRMVAIMGTSTCHVMASDRLAEVPGMCGVVRDGIVPGLWGYEAGQSGVGDIFGWFAETSVPASYAREADARGMSAHEYLTSLAERQRVGEHGLVALDWHNGNRSVLVDHDLSGVLVGQTLATRPEDVYRALIEATAFGARVIVETFESSGVPVEEFVVAGGLLGNRFLMQVYADVLRRPLSAIGSGQGPALGSAIHAAVAAGAHPDITAAAAAMGKRVPAAFTPDPARADAYDRLYAEYRRLHDHFADGALLHRLRAIRNEAAR is encoded by the coding sequence GTGGTGGGGGTGGACTTCGGCACGCTGTCCGGACGGGCCGTCGTGGTGCGGGTCGCGGACGGGGCCGAGCTGGGGAGCGCGGTCCACGAGTACGCCCACGGGGTGATCGAGGAGCGGCTGCCCGGCGGCGACCGCCTCCCGCCCGGCTGGGCGCTGCAGTCGCCCGAGGACTGGCGCGACGTCCTGCGGCACGCGGTCCCCGCGGCCGTCGCCGCCGCGGGCGTCGCCCCGGCGGACATCATCGGCATCGGCACCGACTTCACCGCCTGCACCGTCCTGCCCACGGCCGCGGACGGGACGCCGCTGGCCGAGCGGCACCCGGACCGTCCGCACGCCTGGCCGAAGCTGTGGAAGCACCACGCCGCCCAGCCGCACGCCGACCGGATCAACGCGCTCGCCGCCGAGCGGGGCGAACCCTGGCTCGCGCGGTACGGCGGCAAGATCTCCTCCGAGTGGGAGTGGGCCAAGGGCCTGCAACTCCTCGAAGAGGACCCCGAGACGTACGCGGCGGCCGACCGGTGGATCGAGGCCGCGGACTGGATCGTCTGGCAGCTCACCGGCGCCGAGAGCCGCAACGTCTGCACGGCCGGGTACAAGGGCATCCACCAGGACGGCGCGTACCCGTCCGAGGAGTTCGCCGCCGCCCTCGATCCGGGCTTCGCGGGCTTCACCGCCAAACTCGGGCACGACCTCGCCCCACTCGGCGGGAGGGCCGGACGGCTGAGCGCCGAGGCCGCCGGATGGACGGGCCTTCCCGAGGGCGTCGCCGTCGCCGTCGGCAACGTGGACGCGCACGTCACGGCCGCCGCCGCGGACGCCGTCCGGCCCGGCCGGATGGTCGCGATCATGGGCACCTCGACCTGCCACGTCATGGCCTCCGACCGCCTCGCCGAGGTGCCGGGCATGTGCGGCGTGGTCCGCGACGGGATCGTCCCCGGGCTGTGGGGGTACGAGGCGGGCCAGTCGGGCGTCGGCGACATCTTCGGCTGGTTCGCCGAGACGTCCGTGCCCGCGTCCTACGCCCGCGAGGCGGACGCGCGGGGCATGAGCGCCCACGAGTACCTCACCTCGCTCGCCGAACGGCAGCGGGTCGGCGAGCACGGGCTCGTCGCGCTCGACTGGCACAACGGCAACCGCTCGGTCCTCGTCGACCACGACCTGTCCGGGGTGCTCGTCGGGCAGACGCTCGCGACCCGCCCCGAGGACGTCTACCGCGCGCTCATCGAGGCGACCGCGTTCGGCGCCCGCGTCATCGTCGAGACGTTCGAGTCGTCCGGGGTGCCGGTCGAGGAGTTCGTCGTCGCGGGCGGGCTGCTCGGCAACCGGTTCCTCATGCAGGTGTACGCGGACGTGCTGCGCCGCCCCCTCTCGGCGATCGGCTCCGGGCAGGGCCCGGCGCTCGGCTCCGCGATCCACGCGGCCGTCGCCGCGGGCGCCCACCCCGACATCACCGCCGCCGCGGCCGCCATGGGCAAGCGCGTCCCGGCCGCGTTCACCCCCGACCCCGCCCGGGCCGACGCCTACGACCGGCTGTACGCCGAGTACCGCCGGCTCCACGACCACTTCGCGGACGGCGCCCTCCTGCACCGCCTCCGCGCGATCAGGAACGAGGCCGCCCGATGA
- a CDS encoding acyl-CoA dehydrogenase family protein: MWYGDDVAARVRALAPALTERARAAEEARRLPDETIEDLAATGLFSTLVPKRFGGAELGFAPMAAACREAGAACASTGWLSAIYTLHNWMVALFPEETQAEVWADRPYALIPCTLAPSGTAEPSDGGYTVTGRWSWGSGVMHADHVMVMALVTANDTIEPRLFLLPRADVTVHDVWHTSGMRGTGSNDIEVAGAFVPAHRSVPLSELAEGRSPGARVNPGAVYRTPLVPVFALTGAAPVLGAAEGVLARFGERMRGRVMSYTGERQRDLMSGQIRLAAATADLRAARLLLEDALRDASGADAADRRRRANARLAAAHVSATARRVVNDLCGASGASTQLLDSPFQRAQRDVNTISGHVVFDPDASYSLYGKIELGIDPGPINLL; the protein is encoded by the coding sequence ATGTGGTATGGAGATGACGTCGCCGCCCGCGTGCGCGCCCTGGCGCCCGCGCTGACCGAACGCGCCCGCGCGGCCGAGGAGGCCCGGCGGCTGCCCGACGAGACGATCGAGGACCTCGCCGCGACCGGCCTGTTCTCCACGCTCGTCCCGAAACGGTTCGGCGGCGCCGAACTCGGCTTCGCGCCGATGGCCGCAGCGTGCCGCGAGGCCGGCGCGGCCTGCGCGTCCACCGGCTGGCTGTCGGCGATCTACACGCTGCACAACTGGATGGTCGCGCTGTTCCCCGAGGAGACGCAGGCGGAGGTGTGGGCGGACCGCCCGTACGCGCTGATCCCCTGCACCCTCGCGCCGTCCGGCACCGCCGAGCCGTCCGACGGCGGGTACACCGTCACCGGCCGCTGGTCGTGGGGCAGCGGCGTCATGCACGCCGACCACGTGATGGTGATGGCGCTCGTCACCGCGAACGACACGATCGAGCCCCGGCTGTTCCTGCTCCCCCGCGCCGACGTGACCGTCCACGACGTGTGGCACACCAGCGGCATGCGCGGCACCGGGAGCAACGACATCGAGGTCGCGGGCGCGTTCGTCCCCGCGCACCGCTCGGTGCCCCTCAGCGAACTGGCCGAGGGCCGCTCCCCCGGCGCGCGCGTCAACCCCGGCGCCGTGTACCGGACGCCGCTGGTGCCGGTGTTCGCGCTGACCGGCGCGGCGCCCGTCCTGGGTGCGGCCGAGGGGGTGCTGGCCCGCTTCGGCGAGCGGATGCGGGGCCGGGTCATGTCGTACACGGGCGAGCGGCAGCGCGACCTGATGAGCGGGCAGATCCGGCTCGCCGCGGCGACCGCCGACCTGCGCGCCGCCCGGCTGCTGCTCGAGGACGCGCTGCGCGACGCGTCCGGCGCGGACGCCGCGGACCGGCGGCGGCGCGCGAACGCCCGGCTCGCCGCCGCGCACGTCTCCGCCACCGCCCGCCGCGTCGTGAACGACCTGTGCGGCGCGTCCGGCGCGAGCACCCAGCTGCTCGACTCGCCGTTCCAGCGGGCGCAGCGCGATGTGAATACGATCTCCGGGCACGTGGTGTTCGACCCGGACGCGTCGTACTCGCTCTACGGAAAGATCGAGCTAGGCATCGACCCCGGCCCGATCAACCTGTTGTAG
- a CDS encoding TetR/AcrR family transcriptional regulator, whose translation MTARTKASRRDWIEAAYRELARTGERGVTINALASRLGVTKGSFYWHFKDRTELVRALLDRWAHERTDEMLGLALGSTADPRERLRRIQALGHEIAPIDRAMRLWARTEPAAEEAVRHADHALLGHIAACLHELGFDPDDADLRALLMLRSWVGGYLVPAPPDTTALDARMLDVLLTRPDA comes from the coding sequence ATGACGGCCCGCACCAAGGCGTCCAGGCGCGACTGGATCGAGGCCGCGTACCGGGAACTGGCGCGCACCGGCGAGCGCGGCGTGACGATCAACGCGCTCGCGTCCCGCCTGGGCGTCACGAAGGGCAGCTTCTACTGGCACTTCAAGGACCGCACCGAGCTGGTGCGCGCCCTGCTGGACCGGTGGGCGCACGAGCGGACGGACGAGATGCTCGGCCTCGCGCTCGGCAGCACCGCCGACCCCCGCGAGCGGCTGCGCCGCATCCAGGCGCTCGGCCACGAGATCGCCCCGATCGACCGGGCGATGCGGCTGTGGGCGCGCACCGAACCCGCCGCCGAGGAGGCGGTCCGCCACGCCGACCACGCCCTCCTCGGCCACATCGCCGCCTGCCTGCACGAACTCGGCTTCGACCCGGACGACGCCGACCTGCGGGCACTGCTGATGCTGCGCTCCTGGGTGGGCGGCTACCTGGTCCCCGCACCCCCGGACACCACCGCACTCGACGCCCGCATGCTCGACGTCCTCCTCACCCGTCCGGACGCCTGA
- a CDS encoding ABC transporter substrate-binding protein has translation MRRTTAVSAAALLLASAAAACGGRDEGGGSTAEGQCEGQQTTGITADSIKLGGIYPLSGPASAYGAIPKGIKAYFDYVNAEKGGIDGRKVEFIVRDDGYQPPKAVEEARRLVEQEQVFALFQTLGTPSTTATWDYANQRKVPQVFVATGASTWGTDDEHPWTIGWQPNYVSEARVYAQYLKQEKPNAKVAVLFQNDDFGEDLLGGFKKAIEGSGITIVQEESYEVSDPSVEPQMRDLAGSGADVFLNVTTPKFGSQALAADAKIRDWNPLHIVNNVAASVTVLKPVGYENVQGVVSSTYYKDPNDPLWADDAEMKLYRAKMKQYVPNADPNVPYHAFGWAVASSFHKTMEAAECKTREGLRDSMRNLANVQVPMLLPGVTMQTGEGDGFPIESMQMMRFEGERWGLFGDVIDTRKTFGPVQHP, from the coding sequence ATGAGACGGACGACGGCGGTGTCGGCGGCCGCGCTGCTGCTGGCGTCCGCGGCGGCGGCCTGCGGCGGCCGCGACGAGGGCGGCGGGAGCACGGCCGAAGGGCAGTGCGAGGGCCAGCAGACCACCGGGATCACCGCGGACTCGATCAAGCTCGGCGGCATCTACCCGCTGTCGGGCCCGGCGTCCGCGTACGGGGCCATCCCGAAGGGCATCAAGGCGTACTTCGACTACGTCAACGCAGAGAAGGGCGGCATCGACGGACGCAAGGTCGAGTTCATCGTCCGCGACGACGGCTACCAGCCGCCGAAGGCCGTCGAGGAGGCGCGCCGGCTCGTCGAGCAGGAGCAGGTGTTCGCGCTGTTCCAGACGCTCGGCACCCCGTCGACCACCGCGACCTGGGACTACGCGAACCAGCGCAAGGTGCCGCAGGTGTTCGTGGCGACCGGCGCCTCGACGTGGGGCACCGACGACGAGCATCCGTGGACGATCGGGTGGCAGCCGAACTACGTCTCCGAGGCCCGCGTGTACGCGCAGTACCTCAAGCAGGAGAAGCCGAACGCGAAGGTCGCCGTCCTGTTCCAGAACGACGACTTCGGCGAGGACCTCCTCGGCGGGTTCAAGAAGGCGATCGAGGGCAGCGGCATCACGATCGTCCAGGAGGAGAGCTACGAGGTGTCCGACCCGAGCGTCGAACCGCAGATGCGCGACCTCGCGGGCTCCGGCGCGGACGTCTTCCTCAACGTGACGACGCCGAAGTTCGGCTCGCAGGCCCTCGCCGCCGACGCGAAGATCCGCGACTGGAACCCCCTGCACATCGTCAACAACGTGGCCGCGTCGGTCACGGTGCTCAAGCCGGTCGGGTACGAGAACGTCCAGGGCGTGGTGTCCTCGACGTACTACAAGGACCCGAACGACCCGCTTTGGGCGGACGACGCGGAGATGAAGCTGTACCGGGCGAAGATGAAGCAGTACGTGCCGAACGCGGACCCGAACGTCCCGTACCACGCGTTCGGCTGGGCCGTCGCGAGCAGCTTCCACAAGACGATGGAGGCCGCCGAGTGCAAGACCCGCGAGGGGCTGCGCGACTCGATGCGCAACCTCGCGAACGTCCAGGTCCCGATGCTGCTGCCCGGCGTGACGATGCAGACCGGTGAGGGCGACGGCTTCCCGATCGAGTCGATGCAGATGATGCGCTTCGAGGGCGAACGGTGGGGGCTGTTCGGCGACGTGATCGACACCCGCAAGACCTTCGGCCCCGTCCAGCACCCCTGA